GAATgcagagtaggagaaaatattgagTCTAATAATGAATCATTAACTATATCTAACTGCTTTCAATGCttatgttaaatgtaaaattcacatCAGAAGTAGCTCGAATTTAAGATAGGTGCTCATGCAGTATTATCCTGACTGCATAGCTAACCATTATATGCGGTAGGGAGTGAATGTGATCACCTAGGTTTTGTCAGCCTGCATTTGGTTATTCAGTTTACCATGGTCATGTATCTGTACAAATTGATGCAAGAGGGCATACACAGACCTGGATTTTAAGAAATCACCCGTAAAGAGCTACAGTCTTTCTAATCGGTGACAcctttattaaatattcaaaatcatGAACCAAATCAGAAGAAAAGATCAATTCTCACTGTATCAAAGAGCATTTGCCCAGCGACATGAATTAGTGCATTTGTGGTCTCTGATATGTTAGCATTTGAAATAAAGCACATGTGACTATGTTGATATAAAATTACAGttgattttttaatcatttaaagaacatattttgggtagcttttttaaaaaaagggaaaaatccatGGACAGAGTCCAAAAGCCAAAAGGTAAAAGAAGGATATTTAGAGACAAATAAATCTCCCTCCACCTCATCCTCAACCAGTATTGTTCTCCCCAGTATTTTTCTTCACTATTACCAGTTTCTTTGAATCCTACCAGagacattctgtgtgtgtgtgtgggagtgtgTCTTAATTTGGGCTACCCTAGAAACAAACCTTGACacaaggatttatttatttatttatttatttattgcggtacgcgggcctctcactgttgtggcctctcccgttgcggagcacaggctctggacgcacaggctcagcggccatggctcacgggcccagccgctccgcggcatgtgggatcctcaaggaccggggcacgaacccgcgtcccctgcatcggcaggcggactctcaaccactgcgcccccagggaagcccgacacaaGGATTTAAATGAAGCTATTTATCTGGGAAGAGCTCCCAGGAGACtcctgcaggggctgggggcatgAGAATGGAGACGGAAGGCAGCCAATAAAGGGAAGATCATAGAGTAAATTCCACCATGAACAAACAGAGCGTAATGCCACCCACCGGGGAACTCTGGGAGCCAGCACAGGACACGTGGCCCAGTATTATTTCTTCTGTGGGGAAATTAAGCTGGTAATTTATGACCAACTGCATTGTTTGAGGGCTGTGGGGTGTGGGCAACCAGCCATGCGGCCAGGCACAGTGGACCCTGGTGGTCAGAGGAAACTCTCAGTCAAAGAAATGCAAGAGCTGGCCCTTTAGAGTGTGCAGGTGTGCCCTGAAATGTTAAAGAGCAGGAGGTATGGGCAGGGCACCAACAGCATCTGCTACAACATTCTCCTAAAAACATTTTGAATGAAATTTGAGCCAAACATTTGCAGCAACCGTGGCCTAGCCCCGCGATTGCCAGGCTTCCACAGAGCCCAGTCTGAAGGCCATTGGCATTCGTGGGGGCAGCAAACGAAGCTTTCCAGGGTCTGGCTCCTGTCAACTACTTCTGGTTCCTTTCCCTCCTTAATCACAGTCAAGTTGTCACCCAGCGATACAAGTGATTTGTGCTGGCGGGCCCCTGGACATCCGGTGGAGCGCACCTCCCTGCCTTTTCTCATGATGCTGTCTTGGCCTGGGAGcaccctttcccttccttttagcTGCCTAATGCCCCTTGTTCTCCAGATTCAGGTGAGTAGAAAGAATAAACTGTCCTTTTGGTGTAGTGGAGGGCTCACCGAGGTGTGTAGCCCAGAGCCTGACAGAGACTGTGCTCTCAGGAGTGATTATCTGCCCATATCCCCATCTGTCTTATGCCTTGGGGAACCTTCCCTGTCACCCCTGGGCTAGATTGGGATTCTACTCTGCTCGCTGTCCTAGCACCCTGGGCTCACCTATTGGAATGATCTGTTTGCCTGTCTTGTCTCCCCCAACTGTACCAGGAACTTCTTCAGGGCAGGAAGCAGGCTTTGCTCACCTCTGAATCCCTGTTGCAGGCAGTATGGCTCAGTAAATGCTTTTGAACAGAATTCAACACGGGGCACTGCACAGTGCCCCTTCTTTGCAGTGTTTGTAGGAATCCTGAGGGAGCAATTGCTGCAGACAAGGTGGCCCTTGAATGTGTGTTAGGTGGCCTTGAATAAGACACATGCCTGTAAAGGAGGTTGCTGCCTCCTTCCTGGGGAGAGACCTGTAGACCTGCTCCTTAATTTGGCATGCAAGATTGTTTctgatcttttcatttttgtatttgtttaatgGATAGTCAGTCCCTCAgtccataaatattttctgagtccctaCTATTCTGGGCACCATTCTAGAATATGCAAGAGCTGGCCCTTTAGAGTGCGCAGGTGGGCCCTGAAATGTTAAGGAGCAGGAAGTATGGGCAGTCTGATGGAGATATAGGAGTGCACATGACAGAAGGAGGTCCCACCTCAAAGAACTTCCCTCCCTTGGAAGGTGTAGAATAGTACAGAATGGAATATTCATTCGGACTAGCATGCTGTCACTGGCGGGATCTGAAGAATCTGGAACAAGTGGGGCTCATCAGGGCCTGGCTGATGGAAACCTCAGGCAGTTGTAAGTAAAGGCACAGGGGCAGACATCCCTGTAGGAGGAGGGAACCAAAGGAGGTCAAGGACAGCCGTCATTTAGAAACATATTGAACGCATCTGTGGTCAGCATATTGGAAGTCACAAAGAGATAGAAGCCTCAGTCCGTCCCTGTGAAGATCTGCTGTCTACAGTGGGAGAGGAAAGTCACAGTTATCCTGAGGATTATCAACCAGTAAGGACCATCCAGGCaaccatttttaaagactttttatttgaaaataattatagactcGAAGAAAGTTGCAAAAAATAGTACACAGAGGTTGTGTGTACCGTCACCCAATTTCTCCCACTGGTAATACTTACataactacaggacaatatcacagCCAGGAAACTGACATTAGTAAAAGGCACAGATCTTGTtcagatttcctttgttttacaTATGAGTCTACAAAATCGTTTCACATGTGTAAATTCACATAACAACcatcacagtcaagatacagaacagttctgTCACGACAAAGATATCCCTGGTGCTACACCTTTATAgtcaccaccccccgccccccaacccctggctagtgttgagttttgaaagttcttGGTGTTCTAGACATGAGCCCTTTGCGACATGtgcagtttgcaaatattttctacttgtCTGTagcatgtcttttcattctctttacagGGTCTTTcgcagaaaaaaagattttaattttgatgaagtacaacttaattttttcttatatggACTGTGCTTGTAGTGTCACATTTAAGAACTCTTCATTTTTCCCTAGGTTTGAaggttttctatgttttcttctaaaagttttataattttacatttaaatctatggtcatttttcagttaattttgtataaggtgtgaggtttggttccaagtttttttttttgcctataaaTATTGAATTGTTCCAgcgttttctgttttaaaaaaactatcctttctccactgagtatcttttgctcctttgtcaaaaatcagttggctgACCTGGGCCTTCCTGATAGTGTCCCCATGCCTGACAAGTACTCCTGGCAACCAGTTGCTGTAGAACTCAAATCTCTGCTAGACAAGGATGTTTTGTTCTTGAAGGACTGCGTGGGCCCAGAAGGGGAGAAAGCTTGTGCTGACACAGCTGCTGGGTCTCTCATCCTGCTGGAGAACCTTCGCTTTCAtgtggaggaagaagggaagggaaaagatgcTTCTGGGAACAAGGTAGGACCTGTGATTTTGACATTAGTCGGGTTCCAAGCTTCGCTTTccaagagggaagaagggaagggaaaagatgcTTCTGGGAACAAGGTTAAAGCTGAGCCAGCCAAAATAGAAGCCTTCCAAGCTTCGCTTTCCAAGCTAGGGGACGTCTATGTCAATGATGCTTTTGGCACTGCTTAACCGAGCCCACAGCTCCATGGTGGGAGTAAATCTGCCAAAGAATGTTGGAGGTTTTTTGATGAAGAAGGAGCTGAACTACTTTGCCCAGGCCTTGGAGAGCCCAGAGCGACCCTTCCTGGCCATCTAAAGTTGGGCAGAGCTAAAATTGCAGACAAGATCCAGCTGATCAATAATATGCTGGACAAAGTCAGAGAGATGATTATTGGTGGTGGAATGGCCTTTACCTTCCTTAATGTGCTCATCAACATGGAGATTGGCACTTCTCTGTTTGACGAAGAGGGATCCAAGATCATCAAAGACCTGATATCCAAAGCTGAGAAGAATGATGTGAAGATTACCTTGCCTGTTGACTTTGTCACTGCTGATAAGTTTGATGAGAATGCCAAGACTGGCCAAGCCACTATGCCCTCTGGCATACCTGCTGGCTGGATGGGCTTGGACTGCGGTCCTGAGAGCAGCAAAAGATACGCTGAGGC
This genomic interval from Physeter macrocephalus isolate SW-GA chromosome 4, ASM283717v5, whole genome shotgun sequence contains the following:
- the LOC102975465 gene encoding LOW QUALITY PROTEIN: phosphoglycerate kinase 1-like (The sequence of the model RefSeq protein was modified relative to this genomic sequence to represent the inferred CDS: deleted 3 bases in 2 codons) — translated: MVTKGSDSSGIKYISKAPLFSETTHRCLVFAGDNRRSLGLPVAALVISPKGFLPAQIPKSAAPANGKCSTPGCPQPPGAQDAWLTCNSTSPPVIQLADLGLPDSVPMPDKYSWQPVAVELKSLLDKDVLFLKDCVGPEGEKACADTAAGSLILLENLRFHVEEEGKGKDASGNKVKAEPAKIEAFQASLSKLGDVYVNDAFGTANRAHSSMVGVNLPKNVGGFLMKKELNYFAQALESPERPFLAIKLGRAKIADKIQLINNMLDKVREMIIGGGMAFTFLNVLINMEIGTSLFDEEGSKIIKDLISKAEKNDVKITLPVDFVTADKFDENAKTGQATMPSGIPAGWMGLDCGPESSKRYAEAVARAEQIMWNGPVGVFEWEAFARGTKALMDEVVKATSRGCITIIGGGDIVTCCAKWNKEYKVSHVSTGCGASLELLEGKVLPVVVDALSNV